One segment of Thermococcus sp. AM4 DNA contains the following:
- a CDS encoding ATP-binding protein: MVDLEEYNPWWVHEEDPDVEEWIDLEYRYVPSWINDLSLEPFSVNFLVGPRRVGKTLGVKLLIKELLRERENPYEIFYFDCTMLDDQNDLSEVLREYLKLRDAKGIKGSLIFLDEVTSVRNWWKAIIDLINRKKLMNDVVTVMGSVSVNLDRAVGRFAGRRGNGRILEVMPLGFRDYYKLVAGVEDYFDGKGRDAFESYLQTGGYAAYLNRRIRKGDIVGSLKADLRSLEKEKDPEIAREILGAIISKAPSPLSYREIGEEAGVNRDTVRSYVSVLSELKVLLEIPFSQWGREVVPKKNRKFAIRDPLMARAFAEWSRVRIEDSVLYEWVVQEHLYRKFREVYYFRTGEYEIDAVVPGMRVEVKSGKKSGRYPKDVIVLGGRDVPRFLYGIDYSPIIEYENV; the protein is encoded by the coding sequence ATGGTTGATCTCGAAGAGTACAACCCCTGGTGGGTGCACGAGGAAGACCCCGACGTCGAGGAGTGGATAGACTTAGAGTACCGCTACGTCCCCTCGTGGATAAATGACCTCTCGCTCGAACCCTTCTCGGTGAACTTCCTCGTCGGGCCGAGAAGGGTCGGCAAAACCCTCGGGGTGAAGCTCCTCATAAAAGAGCTCCTCCGTGAGAGGGAGAACCCCTACGAAATCTTCTACTTCGACTGCACGATGCTCGACGACCAGAACGACTTATCAGAGGTCCTCAGGGAGTACCTGAAGCTCAGAGACGCCAAGGGGATAAAGGGCTCCCTCATATTCCTCGACGAGGTGACCTCGGTCAGGAACTGGTGGAAGGCGATAATAGACCTGATAAACAGAAAAAAGCTCATGAACGACGTCGTCACCGTTATGGGCTCCGTCTCCGTCAACCTCGACCGGGCGGTTGGCCGTTTCGCCGGCAGGAGGGGTAACGGGAGGATCCTTGAGGTAATGCCCCTCGGCTTCAGGGATTACTACAAGCTGGTTGCAGGCGTTGAGGACTACTTCGACGGGAAGGGCCGGGACGCCTTCGAAAGCTACCTCCAGACCGGCGGCTACGCCGCTTACCTGAACAGGAGAATCAGGAAGGGTGACATAGTCGGCTCGCTAAAGGCCGACCTGAGGAGCCTGGAGAAGGAGAAAGACCCCGAGATAGCGAGGGAGATACTGGGGGCCATCATATCCAAGGCACCCAGCCCGCTCTCGTACCGCGAGATCGGTGAGGAAGCCGGAGTCAACAGGGACACCGTGAGGAGCTACGTTTCCGTTCTTTCCGAGCTCAAAGTGCTCTTGGAAATTCCCTTCTCCCAGTGGGGAAGGGAAGTCGTCCCGAAGAAGAACAGGAAGTTCGCCATCAGGGACCCGCTGATGGCGAGGGCCTTCGCCGAGTGGAGCAGGGTTAGGATCGAGGACTCGGTGCTCTACGAGTGGGTCGTTCAGGAGCACCTCTACCGGAAGTTCAGGGAGGTTTATTACTTCAGAACCGGCGAATACGAGATCGACGCCGTTGTTCCTGGGATGAGGGTCGAGGTGAAGTCCGGGAAAAAGAGCGGCAGGTATCCAAAGGACGTCATCGTGCTCGGCGGGAGAGACGTTCCCCGCTTCCTCTACGGCATAGATTACAGCCCCATCATCGAGTACGAGAACGTTTAA
- a CDS encoding transcriptional regulator translates to MAARDEVYEKLEGLLKSLGFKKTELRVYRLLLEKKRPMRITEIQRELGLSERSVREHVLSLYRKGVLKRTLIEQGWLGYVYTAASPKELIERIKEGIMQRINEIEKEISD, encoded by the coding sequence ATGGCTGCAAGGGACGAGGTCTACGAGAAGCTTGAGGGCCTGCTGAAGAGCCTCGGTTTCAAAAAGACCGAACTCAGGGTGTACAGGCTTTTGCTTGAGAAGAAGAGGCCCATGAGGATCACGGAGATACAGAGGGAGCTGGGCCTCAGCGAGCGCTCGGTCAGGGAACACGTCCTCAGCCTCTACCGGAAGGGGGTCCTCAAGAGAACCCTGATCGAACAGGGCTGGCTCGGGTACGTCTATACCGCCGCCTCTCCAAAAGAACTCATAGAGCGCATTAAGGAGGGCATAATGCAGCGGATAAACGAAATAGAGAAGGAGATCTCAGACTAA
- a CDS encoding Lrp/AsnC family transcriptional regulator has product MRGRMDEIDRKILMILQKNSRSSLREISKEVGLAESTVYERIKKMRERGIIRRFTVLLNPEALGLGMLAFVLIKTKAGMYAKVAEELSKYPKIVEVYETTGDYDMIVKIRAKDSDELNRFLDAIGDIEGVESTHTMVVLEVHKESSELPIEESATF; this is encoded by the coding sequence ATGCGCGGCAGGATGGATGAGATAGACCGGAAGATACTCATGATCCTGCAGAAGAACAGCCGGTCTTCCCTCAGGGAGATCTCCAAGGAGGTTGGCCTCGCGGAATCGACCGTTTACGAGAGGATCAAGAAGATGAGGGAGCGGGGGATAATCAGACGCTTTACGGTTCTTCTGAATCCCGAAGCGCTCGGCCTGGGGATGCTCGCCTTCGTTCTGATAAAGACGAAGGCCGGAATGTACGCCAAAGTTGCCGAAGAGCTCAGCAAGTACCCCAAGATAGTCGAGGTTTACGAAACGACCGGTGATTACGACATGATAGTTAAAATAAGGGCCAAGGACAGCGATGAGCTCAACCGCTTCCTCGATGCGATAGGTGATATAGAGGGCGTTGAATCGACCCATACAATGGTCGTCCTCGAGGTTCACAAGGAGAGCAGCGAGCTGCCGATCGAGGAGTCCGCAACCTTTTAA
- a CDS encoding ATP-binding protein — protein MRFYDREREIELLRKAKRIAIIGRRRVGKTRLVEEALNPITLFVPAEKSEALICRDWIEEVRERRYIPELTSMKEIVEFLLREGETVFIDELQNVLKVNPSFLYDLQRLLDKYREAKLVVTGSLIAMSKKLIEDYSSPLYGRFDFVIKLRELDFGTVLEIMKDLGYGIEDAVVMWSVFGGLPKYYETLERFRLPVEDFIRMLFFEEPYPMFPEVMMMLKEELGKEYRTYFSILQAMSEGKHTLGEIASHLSVKSTSLTKYLHSLERDYELVTKRKDAFGRGRNRYYIVQSLVEFWFRFLWRNYSKLERGELRFDRGEFNSYIGRKFESLVELLAPRMVPFEVLSTGKVWGRFKGREKGRDSFEIDVVAVGREDIALFEVKWETLSGKEARRELEWLREKAKALGTKKRIHLYLVARGIRGRKPAGVYDLSDLEDIIRKPKTSYPEVP, from the coding sequence ATGAGGTTCTACGACAGGGAGCGCGAGATTGAACTCCTGAGAAAGGCGAAGAGAATAGCGATCATAGGCAGGAGACGGGTGGGCAAAACGAGGCTTGTTGAGGAAGCCCTAAACCCGATAACGCTCTTCGTCCCGGCTGAGAAGAGCGAGGCCTTGATATGCCGTGACTGGATTGAGGAGGTAAGGGAGAGGCGCTACATTCCAGAGCTGACCTCGATGAAGGAGATAGTGGAGTTCCTCCTGAGAGAGGGAGAAACGGTCTTCATAGACGAGCTCCAGAACGTTCTCAAGGTGAACCCCTCTTTCCTCTACGACCTCCAGAGGCTCCTCGACAAATACCGCGAGGCCAAGCTCGTCGTCACCGGCTCACTCATAGCCATGAGCAAGAAGCTCATCGAGGACTACTCAAGCCCCCTCTACGGGAGGTTCGACTTCGTAATAAAGCTCAGGGAACTGGACTTCGGGACGGTTTTAGAGATTATGAAGGATTTAGGCTACGGCATCGAAGACGCCGTGGTGATGTGGTCTGTCTTCGGCGGCCTGCCAAAGTACTACGAGACGCTTGAGCGCTTCCGCCTCCCGGTTGAGGACTTCATCAGAATGCTCTTCTTCGAGGAGCCATATCCAATGTTCCCAGAGGTAATGATGATGCTCAAGGAGGAGTTAGGAAAGGAATACAGGACTTACTTCAGCATCCTTCAGGCAATGAGCGAGGGGAAGCACACCCTCGGGGAGATAGCGTCGCACCTCTCAGTCAAGAGCACGAGCCTGACCAAGTACCTGCACTCGCTTGAGCGGGACTACGAGCTGGTAACCAAGAGGAAGGACGCCTTCGGCAGGGGGAGGAACCGGTACTACATAGTTCAGAGCCTCGTCGAGTTCTGGTTCCGCTTCCTCTGGAGAAACTACTCGAAGCTTGAGCGCGGCGAACTGAGGTTCGACCGGGGGGAGTTCAACTCCTACATCGGCAGGAAGTTCGAGTCCCTCGTGGAGCTCTTGGCTCCGAGGATGGTTCCCTTCGAAGTGCTCTCGACAGGCAAGGTCTGGGGCAGGTTCAAGGGCAGGGAGAAGGGAAGGGACTCCTTCGAGATAGACGTTGTGGCGGTTGGGAGGGAAGATATAGCGCTCTTCGAGGTCAAGTGGGAGACGCTGAGCGGAAAAGAAGCAAGGAGAGAGCTTGAGTGGTTGAGGGAGAAGGCAAAGGCTCTCGGGACGAAAAAGAGAATCCACCTCTACCTCGTGGCGAGGGGGATAAGGGGGAGGAAGCCGGCAGGGGTTTACGACCTAAGCGATCTTGAGGACATCATCAGGAAGCCGAAAACCTCTTATCCTGAAGTGCCGTAG
- a CDS encoding ASCH domain-containing protein produces MKVYRLFVRDEYLDFIKSGEKRIEVRVAYPQLRKIQPGDKIIFNDSVPAVVTEVKRYETFRQVLRQEPIKKIFPDEPSFERAVKRFHNLYPKWKENRYGVIAIKFKLIGEGR; encoded by the coding sequence ATGAAAGTTTACAGACTGTTCGTTCGCGATGAGTACCTCGACTTCATAAAGTCCGGGGAGAAGAGGATAGAGGTTCGCGTTGCCTACCCTCAGCTCAGGAAGATCCAGCCCGGGGACAAGATAATCTTCAACGACTCCGTTCCTGCCGTTGTTACCGAGGTCAAGCGCTACGAGACCTTTCGACAGGTTCTCCGGCAGGAGCCGATAAAGAAAATCTTTCCCGACGAGCCGAGCTTCGAGAGGGCGGTAAAGAGGTTCCACAACCTCTACCCCAAGTGGAAGGAGAACCGCTACGGCGTCATAGCCATAAAGTTCAAGCTCATCGGTGAGGGGCGATGA
- a CDS encoding A24 family peptidase C-terminal domain-containing protein, which yields MNADFLVLLVGSLAGLLTSYTDLKTGFIFDNHVFPLLALIERLKGLEEEEEVPLNPILTRIPVPAVEVGILLYLYLGIRSGDVLLALAGIIGFFVGLILGLILYYAGAWASGDVLVLAGFSALLPYPLHYAGVVAPYEVRYPLYPIAILFNSILAVFPFLFVYALGVLIARRKTEKLKQVLFEKANLSVEVALWLMAGIGVSVLLQKAGMSVPSPVRYLITVVLLIAFGKYRRVGDALGLVSFAYLTYLIGADAVYSFLKLLVVLYLFKVFFSIVKVLREEALVEEVTVEELREWDILGETIYLENGEVKRDRSGFLELLSRALKEGNLGALTSPAGEEVIASPTAEGLSREQIERLRKLVEEGKIENRFLRKKAMPFAPSIFIGFLIAFFWGDVFWWLVLKTAGL from the coding sequence ATGAACGCGGACTTCCTCGTTCTGTTAGTTGGGTCACTGGCGGGTCTTCTAACATCTTACACCGACCTCAAGACCGGTTTCATCTTCGACAACCACGTTTTTCCCCTCTTAGCCCTGATCGAGAGGCTCAAGGGGCTTGAGGAAGAGGAAGAAGTCCCGTTGAACCCCATCCTAACCAGGATCCCGGTTCCGGCCGTTGAGGTTGGAATACTCCTCTACCTGTACCTGGGGATTAGATCGGGCGATGTCCTGCTGGCGCTGGCAGGGATAATAGGCTTTTTCGTTGGCCTGATCCTCGGTCTGATACTCTACTACGCCGGGGCATGGGCATCGGGCGACGTTCTCGTTCTGGCCGGATTTTCAGCCCTCCTACCGTACCCTCTCCATTACGCGGGCGTTGTGGCACCTTACGAAGTCAGGTATCCACTCTATCCGATCGCGATACTCTTCAACAGCATCCTCGCGGTGTTCCCGTTCCTCTTCGTCTACGCCCTGGGCGTACTGATAGCGAGGAGAAAGACGGAGAAACTCAAACAGGTTCTCTTTGAGAAGGCCAACCTGTCCGTTGAAGTCGCCCTCTGGCTCATGGCCGGAATAGGGGTTTCGGTCCTCCTCCAGAAGGCCGGGATGAGCGTTCCATCCCCCGTGCGCTACCTCATAACGGTGGTTCTCCTGATAGCCTTTGGAAAGTACCGGCGCGTCGGCGATGCCCTCGGTCTGGTTTCCTTCGCCTACCTCACCTACCTCATCGGGGCCGATGCAGTTTACAGCTTCCTCAAGCTCCTCGTGGTTCTCTACCTCTTCAAAGTCTTCTTCTCGATCGTCAAGGTTCTCCGCGAGGAGGCCCTCGTTGAGGAGGTGACCGTTGAGGAGCTCAGGGAGTGGGACATCCTCGGCGAGACCATTTACCTCGAGAACGGCGAGGTTAAGCGAGACCGGTCGGGCTTTTTGGAGCTGCTCTCTAGGGCCCTGAAGGAGGGCAACTTGGGGGCCCTCACCTCCCCCGCCGGAGAGGAGGTTATAGCGTCCCCGACGGCCGAGGGGCTCTCCAGGGAGCAGATTGAAAGGCTGAGGAAACTCGTTGAGGAAGGAAAGATCGAGAACAGGTTCCTCAGGAAAAAGGCCATGCCCTTCGCCCCGAGCATCTTCATCGGCTTCCTGATAGCGTTCTTCTGGGGCGACGTGTTCTGGTGGCTAGTGCTGAAGACGGCCGGACTTTAG
- a CDS encoding DUF4910 domain-containing protein → MGIKPFLKESEVLSSERVLHDIVEISQFHRIQGSKELVEAVKYIEEELSAWGVSGRLIREKYDGESWYLTLRSPIAWDLVGAEIEFGGKRLDSSKTPLVAMAHSPPGEGEGEILPIIREEDWERAEGKVVLVGKNWRKAYKRANESGAAAFLAYRKGTGEALPYIGLFLSKDDLEWARIPALAVPETWAEEAIGKHLSGKSPKVRFRVDAEAKERETLPILYAEIGEPPYVLFTAHICHPKPGANDNASGSAMLIELARILSRLWNDSFRFGFAFLWIPEYYGTQAFLEKHARVEDYYAVINLDMVGGSVDRSGSTVMVVRTPLSNFSILSGVLEASLSLANMRGGRSFSGSPMPLLPMKAYPYEMGSDHDVFNFFGVPSVMPITWPDRFYHSSEDSPEKISRETLDVIGRGVLSAVLFLAKGEKSDLQRFARGYAMKYLGELAMERETEVAERLVMKGLARDSGFLGIELGHDFEEKPWLRWSVRGRISAEFIRSRSAPLSEEFERLTEYRKIITPLHELVMLGEKLPEEKAYKALREEYGEIDGEKLERLMGILFETGIVEKA, encoded by the coding sequence ATGGGAATTAAGCCGTTCCTCAAGGAGTCTGAAGTTTTGAGCTCCGAGCGGGTTCTTCACGACATCGTTGAGATAAGCCAGTTCCACAGGATACAGGGCTCGAAAGAGCTCGTTGAGGCAGTTAAGTACATCGAGGAGGAGCTGTCCGCGTGGGGAGTTTCAGGCCGGCTCATCCGCGAGAAATACGACGGAGAGAGCTGGTACCTAACCCTTAGATCCCCGATAGCGTGGGATCTCGTTGGGGCAGAGATCGAGTTCGGTGGAAAGAGACTGGACTCATCAAAGACGCCCCTCGTGGCCATGGCCCACAGTCCCCCTGGAGAAGGAGAGGGCGAGATCCTGCCGATAATCCGGGAAGAGGACTGGGAAAGGGCTGAGGGGAAGGTTGTTCTCGTCGGGAAAAACTGGAGGAAGGCCTACAAACGAGCCAACGAGAGCGGGGCGGCGGCGTTTCTCGCCTACAGGAAGGGAACCGGGGAGGCTCTCCCGTACATAGGCCTGTTCCTCTCGAAGGACGACCTCGAGTGGGCCAGGATTCCTGCCCTGGCCGTTCCGGAAACGTGGGCGGAGGAGGCGATAGGAAAGCACCTCTCCGGGAAATCCCCTAAGGTACGGTTCCGCGTTGATGCCGAGGCCAAGGAGAGGGAGACCCTACCGATACTCTACGCCGAGATAGGGGAGCCGCCTTACGTACTGTTCACGGCCCACATCTGCCATCCAAAGCCCGGCGCCAACGACAACGCCTCCGGAAGCGCAATGCTAATAGAACTCGCGAGGATTTTGAGCCGCCTCTGGAACGATTCCTTCCGCTTTGGCTTCGCCTTCCTCTGGATCCCCGAGTACTACGGCACACAGGCTTTCCTTGAGAAACACGCGAGGGTGGAAGACTACTACGCCGTCATAAACCTCGACATGGTCGGCGGAAGCGTTGACCGCTCGGGCTCGACGGTGATGGTCGTTAGAACGCCCCTCTCGAACTTCTCGATCCTGTCTGGAGTGCTCGAGGCCTCGCTTTCCCTTGCGAACATGAGAGGGGGAAGGAGCTTTTCGGGCTCTCCAATGCCCCTGCTCCCGATGAAGGCCTACCCCTACGAGATGGGGAGCGACCACGACGTCTTCAACTTCTTCGGCGTTCCCTCGGTGATGCCAATAACGTGGCCGGACCGCTTCTACCACTCCAGCGAGGACAGCCCCGAGAAGATAAGCAGGGAGACGCTCGATGTAATCGGGCGGGGCGTCCTCTCGGCCGTTCTCTTCCTGGCCAAGGGTGAGAAAAGCGACCTCCAGCGCTTCGCGAGGGGCTACGCGATGAAGTACTTAGGAGAGCTGGCGATGGAGAGGGAAACCGAGGTGGCCGAGAGATTAGTAATGAAGGGGCTCGCGAGGGATTCGGGCTTCCTCGGTATAGAACTCGGCCACGACTTCGAGGAGAAGCCCTGGCTCAGGTGGAGCGTCCGCGGCAGGATCTCCGCTGAGTTCATAAGGAGCAGGAGCGCTCCCCTCTCAGAGGAGTTCGAGAGGCTTACCGAGTACAGGAAGATCATAACTCCCCTTCACGAACTCGTGATGCTCGGGGAGAAACTGCCCGAGGAGAAGGCCTACAAAGCCCTCCGGGAGGAATACGGCGAGATCGACGGAGAGAAGCTGGAAAGGCTTATGGGGATACTCTTTGAAACGGGAATCGTGGAGAAAGCTTAG
- a CDS encoding ATPase domain-containing protein — translation MYVGEILKSLDRVPSGVPGLDEIIGGGFLPGRVYLITGPPGSGKTTMGVQFLVEGARNGEKGVFVSLVEDPRVILQDMLRYNFGLLGYVKSKTITFHDLGRILLRTEYRLTWNELFNSILQIISEEGIKRAVIDSFTSMEHLVKDPENKRWALGRFIRALQELETTTLITSEMLQGERYTDEHYLVDGVLVIHHFMRNYQMVRAMQVLKMRGVPHDSNLKRIRFTDEGIKVYNEAPF, via the coding sequence TTGTACGTGGGTGAGATTCTCAAGAGCCTCGATCGCGTTCCCTCTGGAGTGCCGGGCCTCGACGAGATAATAGGCGGCGGTTTTCTCCCGGGAAGGGTTTACCTGATAACCGGCCCTCCCGGCAGCGGAAAGACTACGATGGGAGTTCAGTTCTTAGTTGAGGGTGCAAGAAACGGTGAGAAAGGCGTTTTCGTGTCCCTGGTCGAGGACCCGAGGGTGATCCTCCAGGACATGCTGAGGTACAACTTCGGTCTGCTCGGCTACGTCAAGTCGAAGACAATAACCTTCCACGACCTGGGCCGGATCCTCCTCAGAACGGAGTACCGCCTGACCTGGAACGAGCTCTTCAACAGCATCCTCCAGATAATAAGCGAAGAGGGAATAAAGAGGGCCGTCATCGACTCGTTCACCTCGATGGAGCACCTCGTCAAGGATCCTGAAAACAAGCGCTGGGCCCTGGGGAGGTTCATAAGGGCCCTCCAGGAGCTCGAAACGACAACGCTGATAACCTCAGAGATGCTCCAGGGCGAGAGGTACACCGATGAGCACTACCTAGTGGACGGCGTCCTCGTGATCCACCACTTCATGCGCAACTACCAGATGGTCAGGGCGATGCAGGTGCTGAAGATGAGGGGCGTCCCCCACGACAGCAACCTCAAGAGGATACGCTTCACGGACGAGGGAATAAAGGTGTACAACGAGGCGCCGTTCTGA
- a CDS encoding ASCH domain-containing protein yields the protein MRHLEFDGRYADAILKGKKRATVRLGRKPNLREGDTVLIHAGGYALGKAVIERVESKTVKELTDEDAFLDGFSSREELIRALKEHYKYVNDDSKAHVIVFRLVEKFDKPVMSSDYAYEGNLPVEIAEKALKYLDLPEEDRKLIELFLKTGSLRKAAYRLGGLNKRYLIRDALRRAYEELKKKGIMGPRV from the coding sequence ATGAGGCACCTCGAGTTCGATGGTCGCTATGCTGATGCGATACTGAAGGGGAAGAAGAGGGCGACCGTCAGGCTGGGTAGGAAGCCGAACCTCAGGGAAGGCGACACCGTCCTAATCCACGCCGGTGGCTACGCCCTCGGAAAGGCCGTAATCGAGAGGGTCGAGAGCAAAACGGTGAAGGAGCTCACCGACGAGGATGCCTTCCTCGACGGCTTTTCCAGCAGGGAGGAGCTTATTAGGGCTTTGAAGGAGCACTACAAGTACGTGAACGACGACTCCAAGGCCCACGTTATAGTCTTCCGCCTCGTGGAGAAGTTTGACAAACCGGTTATGAGCTCGGACTACGCCTACGAGGGCAACCTGCCGGTCGAGATAGCCGAGAAGGCGTTAAAGTACCTCGACCTGCCAGAGGAAGATAGGAAGCTGATAGAGCTTTTCCTCAAAACCGGGAGCCTTAGGAAAGCCGCCTACAGGCTTGGCGGCCTGAACAAGCGCTACCTGATAAGGGACGCGCTGAGAAGGGCCTACGAGGAGCTCAAAAAGAAGGGCATCATGGGGCCGAGGGTTTAG
- a CDS encoding HAD-IB family phosphatase — translation MPVRLIAFDLEGTLVKSVSGWVELHKRFGTWEKGREYAEMFFRGEIDYPTWADLDASLWRGRRREEIMEWVESVEYMDGAFELIEFLRERNFRIAILSSGLMCLAEKVGRELGVDYVFANELEFDENGVITGRVRPHVDFQGKGRILRELREKLRPELTVAVGDGYNDLSMFREADVSIAINPHEGVEGDHVVESLHEVREIIEGLLEE, via the coding sequence ATGCCGGTCAGGTTGATAGCCTTCGACCTCGAGGGAACGCTCGTGAAATCGGTCTCGGGATGGGTGGAGCTCCACAAACGCTTCGGCACGTGGGAAAAGGGCCGCGAGTACGCCGAGATGTTCTTCAGGGGTGAGATCGACTACCCCACGTGGGCGGACCTCGACGCCTCCCTCTGGCGGGGGCGGAGACGGGAGGAGATAATGGAGTGGGTGGAGAGCGTTGAGTACATGGACGGGGCCTTTGAGCTGATCGAGTTCCTCAGGGAAAGGAACTTCAGGATAGCGATACTGAGCAGCGGGCTCATGTGCCTGGCCGAGAAGGTGGGGAGGGAACTCGGGGTCGATTACGTCTTTGCCAACGAGCTTGAGTTCGACGAAAACGGCGTAATAACCGGAAGGGTGAGGCCGCACGTTGATTTCCAGGGCAAGGGGAGAATACTGCGCGAGCTCAGGGAAAAGCTGAGGCCAGAGCTCACCGTTGCGGTCGGGGACGGCTACAACGACCTGTCGATGTTCCGCGAGGCCGACGTGAGCATAGCGATAAACCCCCACGAGGGCGTTGAGGGTGACCACGTGGTCGAGAGCCTGCACGAGGTCAGGGAGATAATAGAGGGCCTGCTCGAGGAGTGA
- a CDS encoding class III signal peptide-containing protein translates to MRRAQTALEYLFMLAAALILVAIALRTVLNTTKQLQQTVSSYAKAVRENVLEDL, encoded by the coding sequence ATGAGGAGAGCCCAGACCGCTCTGGAATACCTGTTCATGCTCGCGGCCGCGCTGATACTCGTGGCGATAGCCCTTAGAACCGTGCTCAACACGACGAAGCAGCTCCAGCAGACGGTTTCGAGCTACGCAAAGGCCGTTCGCGAGAACGTTCTGGAAGACCTCTGA
- a CDS encoding GTP-binding protein produces MPTNVTAEYLAAEEEYRNAKTIPEKIRALEKMYATVPKHKGTEKLRLQIKRKLAELRKELEKQRQMRKGGGGPSMAIRKEGAAQIVLAGLPNVGKSSLLKALTNVDADVADYAFTTVQPIPGMMHHKDVQIQLVEVPGLVEGAALGKGMGPQLLSVIRNADAIAIVVDLSQDPVKQMEILLREFERAGIKVNKRKPRVEIKRTAMGGIVINGQENIKGDIQEVMKMLREERIHSAEITVKEPVTLEEFADAIDESLVWRRAIIIANKGDAPGSKENYERLVKAYGDRFKIIPISAKKGINLDKLKDELYDLAGIIRVFTKSPGEEPAYPPVALKKGSTVMDLAERIHKDFAKNFRYARVWGKSVKFPGQRVGADHVLEDGDIVEIHAR; encoded by the coding sequence ATGCCAACGAACGTAACAGCGGAGTACCTTGCCGCGGAGGAGGAATACAGGAACGCAAAGACAATTCCCGAGAAGATTCGAGCCCTTGAAAAGATGTACGCTACCGTGCCAAAGCACAAGGGGACTGAAAAGCTCCGCCTCCAGATAAAGCGCAAGTTAGCGGAGCTCAGGAAGGAACTGGAGAAGCAGAGGCAGATGAGGAAGGGCGGTGGCGGGCCCTCGATGGCCATCAGGAAAGAGGGCGCGGCGCAGATAGTTTTAGCTGGCTTGCCAAACGTCGGCAAGAGCTCCCTCCTCAAGGCTTTAACAAACGTCGATGCGGACGTTGCAGATTACGCCTTCACAACCGTTCAGCCGATTCCGGGAATGATGCACCACAAGGACGTTCAAATCCAGCTCGTTGAGGTTCCCGGCCTCGTTGAGGGCGCCGCTCTGGGTAAAGGAATGGGCCCACAGCTTTTAAGCGTCATAAGGAACGCCGATGCCATAGCGATAGTCGTTGACCTCTCCCAGGACCCGGTCAAGCAGATGGAGATTCTTTTGAGGGAGTTCGAGAGGGCCGGAATAAAGGTCAACAAGAGGAAGCCGAGGGTCGAAATCAAGAGAACAGCGATGGGCGGAATCGTCATCAACGGCCAGGAGAACATAAAGGGCGACATTCAGGAAGTTATGAAGATGCTCCGCGAGGAGCGCATACACTCGGCTGAGATAACGGTCAAGGAGCCCGTAACGCTTGAAGAGTTCGCCGATGCCATAGATGAGAGCCTCGTCTGGAGGAGGGCCATAATCATAGCCAACAAGGGCGACGCTCCCGGCAGTAAGGAGAACTACGAGAGGCTCGTCAAGGCCTACGGCGACCGCTTCAAGATAATCCCGATATCGGCGAAGAAGGGCATAAACCTCGACAAGCTGAAGGACGAGCTCTACGATTTGGCCGGAATCATCCGCGTCTTCACCAAGAGCCCCGGCGAGGAGCCGGCTTACCCGCCGGTCGCCCTCAAGAAGGGCTCCACCGTTATGGACCTGGCCGAGAGGATTCACAAGGACTTCGCCAAGAACTTCCGCTATGCAAGGGTCTGGGGCAAGAGCGTCAAGTTCCCCGGCCAGAGGGTTGGTGCCGACCACGTGCTTGAAGATGGGGACATAGTGGAGATTCACGCGAGATAA
- a CDS encoding ribonuclease III family protein: MEYRRDFTDKGLATLGDSLVNLIYSLALSEFTGRPTGGRVPNASLAIAIERAKLRHLVPPRTDKHGRGDIAEAIIAYAWLEGAFTIEEAVEVLKASFTEDVLHPYRGKEALGLALGELLRLIGERLSL; this comes from the coding sequence ATGGAATACCGGCGTGACTTCACTGATAAGGGCCTCGCAACGCTCGGCGATTCCCTCGTCAACCTCATCTACTCCCTAGCCCTGAGCGAGTTCACGGGCCGGCCAACCGGAGGAAGGGTTCCGAACGCTTCCCTGGCGATAGCGATAGAGCGGGCCAAGCTGCGGCACCTCGTCCCTCCGAGAACCGACAAACACGGAAGGGGCGACATAGCGGAGGCGATAATAGCGTACGCGTGGCTGGAGGGAGCGTTCACGATAGAAGAGGCCGTTGAGGTTCTGAAGGCCAGCTTTACCGAGGACGTTCTGCACCCTTACCGGGGCAAGGAAGCCCTCGGCCTGGCCCTGGGGGAACTGCTGAGGCTCATAGGGGAGCGGCTGTCCCTCTAA